A stretch of DNA from Equus asinus isolate D_3611 breed Donkey chromosome 20, EquAss-T2T_v2, whole genome shotgun sequence:
CTACAATAATTATTCCAAAATGGTCAGGACTTGGTCAACAACTACCAACTCCACTTGCAACACaagaccaaccagagaaagccaagtaTGTTCTGGGAATCAGTCATATAACAAGTCCACTTCTAGTTTCCACATGCTCACAACCTCTGTTCAGAGCATGTCTCAagccttctgttttattttctaggAAATTTTCCCATTATTCTGACAGCCTTTGAATCTCTGCAAAAGGCAGACAATGATGGCCAATACTGTTGCTACGGTAAACTCTGAATAAATAATCTGtttgttttcatgtgtttacttcCACAGCTGTATGAATGTTTTAGTGTTTTGAAGTGATTATTAGTTGCATATGTCTTAAAAATTTATGAGTTTTGGTTGCTTGAAATTTCTTTAATTATCAAATAGCCATTGTTATCTCTAGTAATGCTGTCATcctaaattctattttgtctgttaGTAACGAAATTATGCaagcatactttttttttcagataaaagtCTTCAGAGGATTTATACAGTAATTTCATAGCGTTAGAGATTGTAAAACATTGCACTGTATTAATATGGAATATTCGTGAAGTATACCCATCAACTTATTAGTGAGCCATGTTGAATGTTATCAATTGATGCATCAAATTCTAATCAGAATGTCGTCTGTAAGAAAAGCAATGTTTCACTCAGAAAActgattgaaattaaaaatgttgctacatttctttttctgaaagattGATGTGTGAATAACAATTATAACGGTTTAACTTCCTATTTAGAACATGAATGttagaatattaacatttttacttattttcactgaaaataaGGAAATCCACTTACAGTGAGTTTCAAGGATGCTTTTTATGAGAAAAACGTGGCAGGTTccataaagacaaatactgtatgatctcacttctatGTGAAATCTATAATTGTCAAACTGGAgagcattacactaagtgaaataagccagacagaaagataaacactatatagtatcacttatatgtggaagctgaaaaaaaaagctgatttcACAGAAACAGGGAAtagaatggcggttgccaggggctgaggggagaggggaaatgGGTTAATGTAGGTCAAAAGTTATAAATTTTCAATTCTAAGAAGAATAAGTTCTGAGAGACTactgtatagcatggtgactgtagttaataataacCGTatttgtatttgaaagttgctgaaagtagatcttaagcattctcatcaCACACAAGAAAAGTTcactatgtgaggtgatgcatgtgttaattatcttgattttggtaatcatttcacactGTATATGGACATCAAATAATTACACTTCATTTACACTTTAATTGCATGTTTACACTTTGAATATATACAATTCTATCTGGCAATTATTCTTcaacaaagttaaaataaaatagtcaaactcatagaagcagagagtagaatggtagttaccaagGGGTGAGGAAAGAGGGAAATGGAGAGACGTTGGTCAAGGagtacaaaatttcagttatgttAGATGAATAAACTCtgagatctaatgtatagcatggacTATAGGTAACAAGactgtactgtatacttgaaatttgctaagagggtagatcccAAGTattttcaccacacacacaaaaaagggtaactatgtgaggtgaggGATATGCTAATTAACTTGATTGtagtgattatttcacaatatatacacatatcaaatcatcaagttgtacactttatataaaataagaaataaggtaCTTAATATAAAACATggctacaaaaataaatatatattattaaaaattataagtgaaatttttaaaaatgacagctTCTATATACGGTGCCCATTTGACATTGTGACAAATGAAACACTTTGGAATTCACACTTCCAAACGTTGTTTTGAATAAATTTGAACAAATATCAGTGAATATTTGCACTGAGTTGAGCATTGATTATGATCCAAAAATAATAGCTATATTACTTCTTAAAAAAAGTTTGTATACTGTTAGCTTCCCccttttttaacttttaacatctttatatgctctttttccttcttttgtatgaTTATTTTTAACGAGATTTATAACTTTAGCCTTTTACATTAAAAGTAATTGTTCATATGTTTGGATTTgcttttaccatttttattttgcattttaagttttaagctaaattttattttctcttttgcacTTTCTagatttattatttgtattattccAGGTTACCATCTATtaatttagaattatattttcttttttttttaaagattttatttttttcctttttctccccaaaagcccccaggtacatagttgcatattcttagttgtgggtccttctagttgtggcatgtggggcgctgcctcagcgtggtttgatgagcagtgccatgtccgcgcccaggattcgaactgaggaaacactgggccgcctgcagcggagcgcgcgaacttaaccactcggccacggggccagcccctagaattatattttctaatatttcttaGCGGTCtccatgaaaattaaaacatgacCAATCTGGAACTTGAATTAAGACTTCAGAAGTAATtcacaaataaatagaatttatttctgCCAGTTATTTGTATTCTAAAGCTGAAATTTTCTCGCTTTTGTTTGATGAATAATTTAAATCATTTCCTAAAGGGAGGGCTTTAGACTAGTTTGAATGGCAGAGTGGAGACAAAGATTCTCCAAAATAAGACAAGAGCAATTTAGAGTCTTTCCTCGGAGATTAGGATCACATTGGGATTTAAAGAAAGATCTTTAAAGTCTTTGAAAGAAGACTAACAAAAGACctattgtgctttttattttttgtcagaaTAGTATTTtgactttcttccctttttcttgtctatgtttaatttttttaaatataaaaatatttcaattgtaTAATCACAAAAAGGTAGTCATTTTCATTGTGAAAGTGTTAAAATAATCTATATCCTATAAAGCCAATATAATGCCACATGCAACATTTCCCTTCAAAATTAAGCCTCTAGttttaagagaattgaaaattTGGGGCCTGCCTCactgctgagtggttaagttctcacgctcagCTTTGGCAGTGTGGGATGCACTAGttttgatcctgggtgtggatctacgcactgctcatcaagccacactgtggtggcatcccacgtagctgAATTATAATGCCCTACaactaatatatacaactatgtactggggctttgaggagaagacaaaaataggaaaactggcaacagatgttgactcagggccaatcttccttaccaaaaaagaaaaaaaaaaaagaattgaaaatttgTATGTAGATTTTCAGTTGattatcataattttttcctgtttcttttatttcattttataatttttcttggaaCTAAGAATATCCAAAGGATTAATTATTCCTGAGGCAAAACATTTCTTAGGTTCTAACATGCACAAACTGACATATAAAACCTCTATATTAATTACACAAATCAGTtctcttaaaaattaatgaaaacaaaaactatgCAATAAATTAAGCCTTAATCATGTCTCCAGCTTCTTTGCAATGGAAGGACACCATGATTTTCTGGTAAATAGTTCACCACTGACCATTCTTCCACTTTCAGTTCCTAGACCGTTAAGTGTTACAAGAAGGAGAACAAAAGCTGCATGTCTATAAACCACAGACTGACACTTGTGAATCAGTCACTCCTGGTCAAGATGTGCGTGTTTGTCCCAAGAATGAGtgaacttctattttttaaaaaaattattaagaggCTGATATGTCTGGAACCCAATTCTTGGTACTGGGAacatatgaattaaaaaataactctgtATTAAAAAACCACAGTGTCTCTCACAAATTATAGCATACATTTTGTTTGCTAGTGAATGTAGAACTTTTGGTATAGTGAGTCGAACCCATTGGCTGCCCTTTTAGAAAGCCCAGTCTAAGCATCATGACAGCTTCTCCTAAAAGCTTCTCTGTAAGGCATATGGTTGGTACATTTCTTAGGCCAACCTCCAGGGCAGTGCCCAGAGATTCCATCCCTACAGAGTTTCTCATCTACTAAAATACTCTTACCTACCCTTCTATTGGAAGCACTGAGTTACTACTACACCCAAGCAAAACAACAGTGCCTGAGACTTATGCTCCTACCCATGCACCtgggtcttttctctttctggaatacaCCCAGCTCTCAGAGAGCTAAAAGAAGATCTGTCTGCCCACTTGTTTTCTTGTGGACAGAGGGCTGTAAAGTGGCAGCTAAATGGACCATATCTCATGGGAATACATAGTGATTGACACAGAACTTCTGATGACAGGTcccctccaggagattctgatcCTCATAGTTTGTTGTCCTGACCATGGAAAATATCTGGTAGAACAAAGATCTAGGCTTGGGAATCAAATAGGAAGAATCTCTGAGCATCAGGGTCATGAAAATAATTGTTTCAGGCACATGCATAACAAGTACATACAAATGTTATCGATACGATCACAGacaataatcactggaaaaatgTATTCAGAATCCTGACTCCAAGACTTCCTAACCTAAATATAGGTTGGGATTAGGAACCTATATACCTAACCTGTATACacaataaatacacaataaatgAATAGCCTAAAACTGTTAAAATTGTAAGTTGAGTCCTTGATGCCCTACTGACAGAGGTAAGATGACTACTTCTACTACATAAACTATACATTTTCCCAACAGTACACTTCCAAGAGAGAAACTCTCcaggagtgatgaaaatgtcttaTAATTGTGGGGTGGATTACATGGCCTATACATTTGTTGAAACTTACCTAACTGTCTAGTTAAGGTCTGTTAATTTCACtactcctcaaaaaaaatagCATTCATACATAATAAATGCAAcagtctatatttttaaaatttttttatttatttttcttttttgaggaagattagccctgagctaacatctgctgcccatcctcctctttttgctgaggaaggctggccctgagctaacatccgtgcccatcttcctctactttatatgtgggactcctattacagcacggcttgccaaatggtgccatgtctgcacccgggatcgaaCTGGCGAAGCCCGGGCCGCGGAAGGGGAACGCGcgcacttaactgttgtgccaccaggccgtgacctatatatatatatttatattttttttaatgtaacaagTCACTGTTGTCTTAAAGACAAAGGTAAGACACATTttctgagaagaaaaaggaaagattgagAAAGAGCATACTTGGTAATTAATCTGGGACAATAGGTGTAAAGTAATAACGTCTTAGGCAAGCACAGGTGGATGAGGCAAGGAAGTAAAATTCTAGcatttttcagatgtttttattttttttcatcatGCAATTGCTGCCTGAGTGAATTTACTCATAATAGACCTCACCCACCACCaccatttattattttgaagataGAATGGTTAGCTTAGCTGAGAGCTTCTTCCTCAGGACATATGCAATTTAACATTCTACAGGAATCTCAAACTTACTATGTCCAAATTACATTCATTAATATAACCCTCAAAGTGCTCCCAATCCTGAATTTCTTATGCCAAGGGAATAATGCCAAATatgttttccaaaacagaaacATTTACATCTACCTATAGTTAAGGACTGAATAATTGGTAAATACAGATAGATATATGGATATAAGTTCCtaggataaaaaagcaagaaatggGGAAACATTTCAGAGCACAAATATCAAAGACTCCCTTTTTCAGATGgcttctagaaaaataaaacatcccATAGCTcttagataatattttttaacagAAGAGAAATACGTAGGTGGGAAACTACTGAAAGctagataaaatgaacaaagaaggAAGCTAGTTCTAGGTACTAGGGTAATAGAAAAGGGAAGTATTTTGAATTAGCTGATAAGAGATTTCATGTTTTGTGTCTTGATACTGGGTTCCAAATAAACTAACCAACGAGGAAGACTCAACACACATGGTAACCTGCTAGTTTGGTGATCTTAGCTACTAACTATACAATTCAGAATATATGAACTACATTTTACAGGTCAGTGGAATCCAgaatattgctttattttatgaaatacctCAGACCTCTATCAAAATTGCCCTAGGAACCATAAAAGTTCCAACATCAAACTTGGCACCTTCACACAAATTCATGTTcatgaattttgtttgtttgctttcctTGAGGGGGtgcttatttcttcttaattacatttttaaatctttgtgtgTTATTATTCCTCTCACTTGTCTCAAGCCTTCAATTTGATTCAATTAGACTAGAGATAAACATTTATTACCTGTTCTAAAACATCAGAATCTTATATATGACTCAAGATtctttctggggccggcctgtggtggagtggttaagttcacacattgctctttggtggcctggggtttctctggtttggatcctgggtgcggatgtggcaccgctcatcaaaccatgctgaggcagcatccacatagcacaaccagaaggacctacaactggaatatgcaaccatgtactgggaggctgtggggagaagaaaaaaagaagaaggagaaggagaaagaaggagaaggagaagaagaagaagaaaagaagaagaagaagaagaaaagactggcaatggatgttagctgaggtgctaatctttaaaaaaaaaaaaaaaagattcttccaAACTGCATATAGCTGTCAgaatctcttccttttttctcttttttaagtaTCTActtaggtttttttcctcctaatttctGTTCATTCTCTACTATAACGACCTCTGAAAGTTATATACATTTAGAGTGAGATTAACGACCTCATCACTATTATTTAgtaaatgaaaacagtaaaatgaCTTGTTTAGTTAGAATTCTTAGATATTCTAGACATCTGTAAATAACAACTTTCAGGTAGTAAATGCAACTCAGCTTGTGGGGGTGAGAGCAGTTATTTTCCCTACATCTCTTGTCTTTCCATATATCTTGAATCATGTTTTGTATTGATCCAACTAAAATCAGGAAACTTTGACCATTAGTGCTCTAAGAACATGTTCCCGTATTTTCTTGGTCCTTACTCCATACACAATGGGGTTGAGAAAAGGGGGCACCAAAAGGTACatatttgcaataaaaatatGGATGTGTGCAGGCACATTTTTCCCAAAACGGtgagtaaaaatggaaaaaccagCAGTGGAATAGAAGACAAGAATAACACAGACGTGGGATCCACATGTGCCCAAAGCCTTAAAGCTAGCTTCTCGGGATGGCAGACGGAGTACAGAATGAAGAATGAAGGCATAGGATACGGCAATGAGAATGGCATCACATGAGCCAATGATAGAAGCCACACTGAGGCTATATCTCGTGGTGGCCCCTGTGTCCACACACGCCAGCTTCACCACAGCCATAAACTCACAGTAGGTGTGGGCAATGATTCGTGTTCTGCAGTAAGGCAGCTGTTTGAGCAGGAtggggtgtggagaaaagaaggcTACACCACGAGTCACCACAATAATACCCATTATAGTGATGCGAGCATGGGTGAGAATGGTGGTGTGGTGCAGTGGGTCACAAATGGCCACATAACGGTCAACAGCCATAGCCAAAAAGAACCCTGATTCCATGGTAGTAAAACTATGGATGAAGAACATTTGGGCCAGGCAGGCATCAAAGGCAATGTCATGGGCTCCAAACCAGAAGAGACAGAGCATGCGGGGTAGTGTAGATGTGGAGAGGACCAGATCAGTGACTGAGAGCATGCACAGAAAGAGGAACATGGGCTCATGGAGGCTTTGCTCTGCCCTCACCACGGCCAGGATGGTCACGTTCCCCACCACAGCCACCAGGTACATGGAGCAGAAGGGAATCCCAATCCAGACATGAAGGTGCTCTAGTCCTGGAATGCCCATCAGCAAGAAGGTGACAGGAGAGGGACGAGAAGCATTTAGAAGTGGCATGAtggtttttcctttgctttctatCAATACTTCTGAAGATAAAGTTGCTATGCCAAAATGACCACAACCAGATGGTGAAAACATGGATTTAATGCAGGAAGATCCTTAACGATCTGTTgttaaaaacaattcaaattcaTGATCAGgtatatttaaattcattagaactattagaaattagaaatttgTAACATCATACCAAATACTGTgtttgaaaatacagaaagtaaTTCACAcctcatttcatattttcatgGGGGCACATAAGTtaccttattcattcatttacagtAGAAAGATTCCTTGTCTATTCATAATTGTGCTTAATTAAACAACTGTTTATTAAGCAGTTACTGGGTAACAAAACATATTCTAGCCACTGGGAATAAAGTAGTGCACAGATCAGTTATCCTTCTCATAGAGGTCACACTCTATAAGAAAAATGTCATAGTATGATGAATGGGGACTGGTATGTGTGGATGATGTGTGGATGATAATCAGAAACTATGTTGGATTAAACAAGACTTTGAAAATTTCCTCTTTAATCTCTTAGTATTTCTCTTAAGCTGATATGTGAACGATGGAGCTCAAATTTTTCAAAGCCTGGGATATTACAcattctggaaaggaaaaaagaaaaaatttgctgtGAAGCGGGAAcaaacagaaacagacaagaatgccagtgtttttgaaatttataaattGTGATAGGAGATGAAGGCAATTTCTCCACATTAATAGCTTGTTCATGTCTTCACTTTTTCCTCTGCTCATTTTAGAAAAACATCAGTTGCATAAACAATCATCTtgagaatattctaaaattttctgcttcattttcttgTGTCAAGACTTTCTGAAAACCATCTAATTCTGCATCGATTATGTGGGTGCCAAATCTGTTGTAGATAACATGACTTGGTATATTTTCATCTATTACTCATTGTAAGTCCTCCATATCATTTTTTACATGggtctttgtctatttttccattCTATTCCTTTCTATTGGTACCTGTCTGAAAATTATACCTTCTAACACATTCACTGTTTTACAATTTCCAAATCTAGTGTTTATTATAATAAGTGGACAGTTAATATTTAGACTATGAAATTATGAGTACTGATAAATTAGAGTCTAAAGAGAGTATGCTTCAGATTTCCCAAAGTGAATAATACAGTATATTATTCCTCAGAATACAGAAGTGGCTTCCAAAGCCATCCtggattttctgtttgtttgttttgcttttgttttgggttttttaaaatgcttttttattttctcagtgatgaagattggccctgagctaacatctgttgccaatcttcctagtaatttttttctccccaaagtcctaaTATGCAGTTGTATATCCtcgttgtaagtcattctagttcttctatgtgggaagctgccacaacatggtttgatgagcagtgcattggtccatgcccaggatctgaatcagtgaactgTCAGCCGCCAAACAGaggacatgaacttaaccactcagccacagggccagccccctatcctGTGCTTTAACTTCTTTCTATGGCTTGCTTCCATATCAGTGATAATCAGAAACTATGTTGGATTAAACAAGACTTTGAAAATTTCctctttaatctctctctctctcaagtgtATCTCAAGTATCTCTCTCAAGTGAGAAGGCTTTCCTTAACTGTATGTGATCAAGTAGAGACCTTGTGAAACTTTCAGGGAGTTATTCAAGAGACTCTTGTTCTAGGTAGAAGATTGCACAAACCACACTCTAAGTGATTTAGGGAATACAAATAAATGATCTCTATCTTCTGATTTAAGAGGAAGAAAGTTAAAATCCTGGCAATCAAGCTTCCAGAGTTACATATTAAATTTCGACAACTAAAAATTTGTAGGACTGCATGTGGAAAGACTGTGATATCAGTTGGAATATTTGTAAGTGGGAACATAATATTGACATTATTGAGATGGTTTCTTAAATAAGAATTACGTATTCCATGCCTTCTGGATCTCATGTGCTACATCACATATGAGACTCATATGAAGCATAGTGTGTTATGATGTCACttttttcctattgtatttttctatcatttacCCTTTAAATAGAGACAATATTATATgttctttcagaaaaaatatatggaaagtatcatatatatatatatgaattatgtatatatatatatgaataccaTATTTCTTAACCTTAATTCCATTCACTACCTTCCCAGACTCAATGTTTCAGATTGAGATCATTTCACTGTAGGGATGGACCTTTCTTGtgctctttcatttattcatcccaaAATCCACATGCTTGTTCATTCAAAGCAGTTCATTTACTGGATTTTTAAATTGACCTAATGATGTCCAAAATATCAATTACTGAATAAAGCATAATCCTTTATACTTGTCATAGTTCCAGTGGAGAGTTGAGCCTTCGTAGTAGAGAAGTCCTGGGGTTATGCCCCAAAAAAGTGGATGAATGGGGAGGCATGGGTTGGGAAGTTTAAAGAAGACGACTCTTAAGTTTCTACAAATTATTTTGTTGTAGAGGAACCCTTGGTTACTAGTTTTCTGTGCTTTCCCATCTCCTGTTGATACTGACATTACATTGGCTAATATCACCATCAGCTCTTGAGGAGGAATCTGCTTTTCTTATATCTCAAAGAAGCCCTTATAAATATAATAGGCACTCAAAATACACAGTTATCCCTTCATATGCTTTCCAGAATTCTATAAACACTCAAACTATCCAAATATCACTAACTGAGGAATTGTTTTCTAGGCTTCTACATTTACTAACCCTGGCCTTTCCTCTAGCGAAAAACTCTTGAACAGTGCAGATATGGCATTTTGAATGATTTATCTGATAAAATAGACTGTAAAGAAGTAATTTATGTCAGCAAATTATCATGAGTGGGGTATGAGTTCTATAGAAACGACAGCAATAGACCAAGTTAAGTTTCGTGACTCGAGGATAGACTGCTTGAGTAAGTGGCACGTAGACTAGAATCTAAAGAATACATGATTTCTTGTCTTGGaaaccaaaatatatatttttgaaacataAGTATTTTTATATAGGTAGATGTATGTATAACCAAAGGAAAAAGCACAAAGTTTCATTAGAAAGAATAATCACGACATAACGAATCAAAATCTTAAGTAGTTTGGATTCAAAGTGTACAGAATTGATGAGATTCTACGGGTAAAAAAGTACATACTTACATACACTGTATAATCTATAGGGAATTTTATACTCCAATGTCTAGATCAGTGGCTTTGACTTATtcggtactcaataaatatacatTGGATGCATAAATAAATTGCAAGAGAAAAAAGTGGACGTATTCACAGATACACACATTAGTTTCTACAAGCATACATGATATGATCACTATAATGACATCCTCTAGAAAATACCCACCTGTATGTGAGTCCGGATGTCACAAGGTGTCCATGTCTTTGTTAgccatattttattctttcaaataatcATGCAgtgcaaaataatttcaaaaggaGAGATAATCCTCACATCTATGAtatccttaaaaaatatttttgcctccTAAAAT
This window harbors:
- the LOC106830125 gene encoding olfactory receptor 52D1-like, translated to MPLLNASRPSPVTFLLMGIPGLEHLHVWIGIPFCSMYLVAVVGNVTILAVVRAEQSLHEPMFLFLCMLSVTDLVLSTSTLPRMLCLFWFGAHDIAFDACLAQMFFIHSFTTMESGFFLAMAVDRYVAICDPLHHTTILTHARITIMGIIVVTRGVAFFSPHPILLKQLPYCRTRIIAHTYCEFMAVVKLACVDTGATTRYSLSVASIIGSCDAILIAVSYAFILHSVLRLPSREASFKALGTCGSHVCVILVFYSTAGFSIFTHRFGKNVPAHIHIFIANMYLLVPPFLNPIVYGVRTKKIREHVLRALMVKVS